A genome region from Glutamicibacter arilaitensis Re117 includes the following:
- a CDS encoding molybdopterin molybdotransferase MoeA — protein sequence MSCTLESHRAELEELLSPVFACLDSEVLRIDSPEAIDRILSEDQNALLPIPAFTNSQMDGYAARSADLAAASLRSPISLPLGFTAAAGDRQIPLAEGTVSPVMTGAMIPLGADTVIPIEESGSGAFPELVRAGVGTPSGHAEFSAPSAEGRFIRPAGVDLETGALVAKAGTRLTPTMIAALVSSGLREVPVRRALKVAVCTTGDELSDGQCSQGQIPDSNSPMLAAWLRRYQVQVRTLQLPDDPQRFTLAIDALQEQVDLIVTVGGISAGAYEVVRQALSPLGGVFHHVAIQPGGPQGFAQLPKAAVLCFPGNPVSALLSAELFLAPLLRQLNALPEPLPRHYPLAADASSPEHKHQVRRALIRDGQVTILDPGSHLVHDLARADALVHIPVGVSQLAAGQSIETWSMNV from the coding sequence ATGTCCTGCACCCTGGAAAGCCATCGCGCGGAACTTGAAGAGCTGCTGTCCCCGGTCTTCGCCTGCTTGGACAGCGAAGTGCTGCGCATCGATAGCCCTGAGGCCATCGATCGAATCCTCAGCGAGGACCAGAACGCCCTTTTGCCCATCCCTGCGTTCACCAATTCGCAGATGGATGGCTACGCTGCACGCAGCGCGGATCTGGCAGCAGCCTCGCTCCGCTCCCCCATCTCTTTGCCGTTGGGTTTCACGGCTGCCGCCGGCGACCGGCAAATACCCTTGGCTGAAGGCACGGTCAGTCCGGTGATGACAGGTGCGATGATCCCGCTGGGTGCTGACACTGTCATCCCCATCGAGGAAAGCGGCTCTGGCGCTTTCCCGGAATTGGTTCGTGCCGGCGTTGGCACCCCCAGCGGCCACGCGGAATTCTCGGCCCCCAGCGCCGAGGGCCGCTTCATCCGTCCCGCCGGCGTTGATCTCGAAACTGGCGCCTTGGTGGCCAAGGCTGGAACCCGGCTGACCCCGACCATGATTGCCGCACTGGTTTCCAGCGGGCTGCGCGAAGTACCGGTGCGCCGGGCCTTGAAGGTGGCCGTGTGCACTACAGGGGACGAGCTCAGCGACGGGCAGTGTTCCCAAGGCCAGATCCCGGACTCGAATTCACCCATGCTCGCAGCCTGGTTGCGCCGCTACCAGGTGCAGGTGCGCACCTTGCAGCTGCCCGATGATCCGCAACGCTTCACCCTGGCCATCGATGCCTTGCAGGAACAAGTTGACCTGATCGTAACCGTGGGCGGCATCAGCGCTGGAGCCTATGAGGTGGTCCGCCAAGCACTGTCGCCGCTAGGAGGGGTTTTCCATCATGTGGCCATCCAACCCGGCGGCCCGCAAGGCTTCGCCCAACTGCCCAAGGCGGCGGTACTGTGCTTCCCGGGCAACCCGGTCAGCGCCCTGTTATCGGCAGAGCTGTTCCTGGCCCCGCTGCTGCGACAGCTCAATGCCCTGCCAGAGCCTTTGCCCCGGCACTACCCGCTGGCGGCCGATGCCAGTTCCCCCGAGCACAAGCACCAGGTGCGCCGAGCGCTGATCCGCGATGGCCAGGTCACCATCCTGGATCCGGGATCCCACCTGGTCCACGATCTGGCCCGCGCCGATGCGCTGGTGCATATCCCGGTAGGCGTCAGCCAGTTGGCTGCCGGCCAAAGCATCGAAACTTGGAGCATGAATGTCTGA
- a CDS encoding DUF1653 domain-containing protein, translating to MSIEPGIYQHFKGQRYEVLAVGKHSETEEPLVFYRKLYDDYSFWARPLEMFAEHVERDGYNGPRFARIA from the coding sequence TTGAGCATCGAACCCGGAATTTACCAGCACTTCAAGGGACAGCGCTACGAGGTGCTGGCCGTGGGAAAGCACAGCGAGACCGAGGAGCCGCTGGTCTTCTACCGCAAGCTCTACGATGACTACAGCTTCTGGGCTCGGCCGCTGGAGATGTTTGCAGAACACGTTGAGCGCGATGGCTACAACGGCCCGCGTTTCGCCAGGATTGCCTAG
- a CDS encoding DinB family protein gives MSTMAITNTATLSGERADLFQALANARHFLRFTAQGLNDEQASKRTTASELTLGGLIKHVTGVEEQWQEFIVKGRAAMAWDGADFSQMPPEAIEAFHNEFRMQPGETLEALLESYTQVADRTDALLAKVDLDTVHELPSAPWFVDTHWSVRRTLLHIISETTQHSGHADIIRESLDGQKSMG, from the coding sequence ATGAGCACCATGGCCATCACCAACACCGCCACCCTGAGCGGGGAACGCGCCGACCTGTTCCAGGCTCTGGCCAACGCGAGGCATTTTTTGCGCTTCACTGCCCAGGGGCTGAATGATGAGCAGGCCTCAAAGCGCACTACTGCCAGCGAGCTGACCCTTGGCGGGTTGATCAAGCACGTGACCGGCGTGGAAGAGCAGTGGCAGGAATTCATCGTCAAAGGTCGTGCGGCCATGGCCTGGGATGGAGCGGATTTCAGCCAGATGCCGCCGGAGGCGATCGAAGCCTTCCACAACGAATTCCGCATGCAGCCCGGCGAAACCTTGGAAGCGCTGTTGGAAAGCTACACGCAGGTTGCCGACCGCACCGACGCACTGTTGGCCAAGGTGGACCTGGACACCGTGCATGAGCTGCCTTCAGCTCCGTGGTTCGTCGACACGCACTGGTCCGTGCGGCGCACCTTGCTGCACATCATTTCCGAAACCACCCAGCACTCAGGACATGCGGACATCATCCGCGAATCCCTAGACGGACAGAAATCGATGGGCTAG
- a CDS encoding ThiF family adenylyltransferase produces the protein MKSERDFPALVAPGPPLSEERVARAARQLSLPGFDQAAQRRLAAARVLVIGAGGLGSASVPYLVGAGVGTIGIVDDDLVELSNLHRQVTHTTANIGLAKTASLAQAATALDPNVKIIEHNLRLDSSNALEIFANYDLVIDGSDNFPTRYLSNDAAQLSGIPLIWGSILQHHGQVSVAWHEHGPGYRDLFPVPPAPGTVPDCAAGGVLPGLCGTVGSLLATEALKLIAGIGTPLVGKVLIYDALAASTRTLEYSRDPQAPEISELIDYVLFCSGTLPEAEGIDAESLAELLAGTDAPVLLDVRNDDEHAQQHITGSLHLPLPELEAAIESGTELEQIPAQVTVYCARGPRSQRAASLLASRGIKTNYLEGGLPALAAVEPQLLAKPATTEGNRS, from the coding sequence ATGAAAAGCGAACGCGATTTTCCCGCGCTTGTGGCCCCCGGGCCGCCACTGAGCGAGGAACGGGTTGCACGAGCTGCACGCCAACTCTCGCTGCCCGGATTCGACCAGGCCGCGCAGCGCCGGCTGGCCGCCGCCCGGGTGCTGGTCATCGGCGCGGGCGGACTAGGCAGCGCCAGCGTCCCGTATCTGGTCGGGGCAGGGGTAGGCACCATCGGCATCGTGGATGATGATCTGGTGGAGCTATCCAACCTGCACCGCCAGGTCACGCATACCACCGCAAATATCGGCTTGGCCAAGACCGCTTCCTTGGCGCAGGCCGCCACGGCGCTGGATCCCAACGTGAAGATCATCGAGCACAATCTGCGACTGGATTCATCGAACGCGCTGGAGATCTTTGCGAATTATGACCTCGTCATCGATGGCAGCGACAACTTCCCGACCCGATACCTGTCCAATGACGCCGCGCAGCTTTCGGGCATCCCGCTGATCTGGGGATCGATCCTGCAGCATCATGGACAAGTTTCCGTGGCCTGGCATGAGCACGGCCCGGGTTACCGCGACCTGTTTCCGGTCCCGCCTGCCCCGGGCACCGTGCCGGATTGCGCGGCCGGGGGAGTGCTTCCCGGATTGTGCGGAACTGTCGGTTCGCTGCTGGCTACTGAAGCCTTGAAGCTGATCGCCGGAATCGGCACCCCGCTGGTGGGCAAGGTACTGATCTATGATGCGCTGGCCGCCAGCACCCGCACCCTGGAATACTCGCGCGACCCGCAAGCACCGGAAATCAGTGAACTGATCGATTACGTGCTCTTCTGCTCGGGAACACTGCCTGAGGCTGAGGGGATTGATGCCGAGTCGCTCGCCGAATTGCTGGCCGGAACTGACGCACCAGTCTTGTTGGATGTGCGCAATGATGACGAACACGCACAACAGCACATCACCGGTTCCTTGCACCTTCCACTGCCTGAATTGGAGGCCGCCATCGAATCCGGTACCGAGCTGGAACAGATCCCCGCACAGGTGACGGTCTACTGCGCCCGTGGTCCGCGTTCACAACGCGCAGCCTCCTTGCTCGCCAGTCGAGGCATTAAAACCAACTATCTTGAAGGCGGGCTTCCCGCATTGGCCGCAGTGGAACCGCAGCTACTGGCCAAACCCGCAACAACCGAAGGAAACCGCTCATGA
- a CDS encoding molybdenum cofactor biosynthesis protein MoaE, giving the protein MSYALITEEPIDEAAVRAAVQSDTAGALVMFHGIIRNHDGGQSVNSLDYSHHPQAQEFLEKIIAEEEERTGLKVSAVHRVGPLKIGDAALVAASAAAHRKEAFEAIENLVERIKAEVPIWKKQHFTSGSSEWVGL; this is encoded by the coding sequence ATGAGCTACGCGCTGATCACCGAAGAACCTATCGATGAGGCCGCAGTCCGCGCTGCCGTGCAGTCCGACACTGCCGGCGCGCTGGTGATGTTCCACGGAATTATTCGTAATCACGATGGTGGCCAGTCGGTGAATTCCCTGGACTACTCGCATCACCCGCAAGCGCAGGAATTCCTGGAGAAGATCATCGCCGAGGAGGAAGAGCGCACCGGCCTGAAGGTCTCGGCTGTGCACCGCGTAGGTCCGCTGAAGATTGGTGATGCCGCGTTGGTGGCTGCCTCTGCAGCCGCGCACCGCAAAGAAGCCTTCGAAGCCATTGAGAACCTAGTGGAACGCATCAAGGCCGAGGTCCCGATCTGGAAGAAGCAGCACTTCACTTCCGGCAGCTCCGAATGGGTTGGGCTTTAG
- the moaC gene encoding cyclic pyranopterin monophosphate synthase MoaC, with protein sequence MSEKLTHLREDGSAHMVDVSDKAVTKRVATAEAIFATRPDVVPMLMTGDLPKGEALGTARVAGIMAAKRTWELIPLCHPLPISKVSIDFTAEESAVRVTAQVTTKGVTGVEMEALTAASVAALTLYDMVKGVDKHAEVRSVKVLAKSGGKSGDWVRGD encoded by the coding sequence ATGTCTGAGAAACTCACCCACCTGCGCGAAGACGGCAGCGCCCACATGGTCGATGTCAGCGACAAGGCCGTCACCAAGCGCGTGGCCACCGCCGAAGCCATCTTCGCTACTCGCCCGGATGTTGTCCCGATGCTGATGACCGGAGACCTGCCCAAGGGCGAGGCATTGGGCACCGCACGGGTCGCTGGCATCATGGCGGCCAAGCGCACCTGGGAACTGATTCCGCTGTGCCACCCGCTGCCGATTTCCAAGGTGTCCATAGATTTCACCGCCGAGGAATCCGCGGTGCGCGTCACCGCCCAGGTGACCACCAAGGGGGTCACCGGGGTGGAAATGGAAGCTTTGACCGCGGCCAGCGTTGCCGCCTTGACCCTCTACGACATGGTCAAGGGCGTGGACAAGCACGCCGAGGTCCGCTCGGTGAAGGTATTGGCCAAGTCCGGAGGCAAGAGCGGTGACTGGGTTCGTGGAGACTAG
- a CDS encoding MoaD/ThiS family protein, with protein sequence MSKITIRYFAAAAAAAGCEQESWERPDTLAKLRSELIDSYGPDMAQVLRAGSFLINGVVRRDAGELGTADDLTVDVLPPFAGG encoded by the coding sequence ATGTCGAAGATTACGATACGCTACTTCGCTGCCGCGGCGGCAGCAGCGGGCTGCGAGCAGGAGAGCTGGGAACGCCCCGATACACTCGCCAAGCTGCGTAGCGAACTGATCGATTCCTACGGACCTGACATGGCCCAGGTTTTGCGCGCCGGAAGTTTCCTGATCAACGGCGTGGTGCGCCGCGATGCCGGCGAGCTGGGCACGGCCGACGATCTGACCGTGGATGTCCTGCCGCCGTTCGCAGGCGGATAG
- the moaA gene encoding GTP 3',8-cyclase MoaA, which yields MKAPLAGEILDARSRPLHDLRISVTDRCNFRCVYCMPKEIFGRDFQFRERSELLSFEEIERLARISVSLGVTKLRLTGGEPLLRRGIVDLVAMLSNLRTPEGKRIDLAMTTNGSALPVLAPALKEAGLNRVTISLDSLDDEKFKAINDVNFPVSKVLEAIQVAREVGLGPVKINTVIKRGVNDSEILSLAEHFRGTGNILRFIEFMDVGTTNGWKLDEVLPSAEVVSMINERWALEPVTKTEPGETANRWRYKDGAGEIGVISSVTNAFCGNCSRARVSAEGQLYTCLFAGSGYDLRQLMRDGISDEDLAKALTGHWRKRDDNYSELRAALTPGNRKRIEMSYIGG from the coding sequence ATGAAAGCTCCATTGGCAGGGGAAATACTGGATGCCCGTTCTCGGCCCCTGCATGACTTGCGGATTTCGGTCACGGACCGCTGCAATTTCCGGTGCGTGTACTGCATGCCCAAGGAAATTTTCGGCCGTGACTTCCAATTCCGCGAGCGCTCGGAGCTGCTGAGTTTCGAAGAGATTGAGCGTCTGGCTCGCATTTCGGTTTCTCTTGGCGTGACCAAGCTGCGCCTGACCGGTGGCGAACCATTGCTGCGCCGCGGCATCGTGGATCTGGTGGCAATGCTCTCCAACCTGCGCACGCCCGAAGGCAAACGCATTGACCTGGCAATGACCACCAACGGCTCGGCGTTGCCAGTGCTCGCACCTGCCCTCAAAGAAGCCGGCCTGAACCGCGTCACCATCTCGCTGGACTCGCTGGATGATGAAAAGTTCAAAGCCATCAATGACGTGAATTTCCCTGTCTCCAAGGTCTTGGAAGCCATCCAGGTGGCCCGCGAGGTCGGCCTGGGACCGGTGAAGATCAACACCGTGATCAAGCGCGGGGTCAATGACAGCGAGATCCTTTCGCTGGCCGAGCATTTCCGCGGCACCGGGAACATCCTGCGCTTCATTGAATTCATGGACGTCGGCACCACCAATGGCTGGAAGCTGGATGAAGTGCTCCCATCTGCTGAAGTGGTCTCCATGATCAACGAACGATGGGCGCTGGAACCAGTCACCAAGACCGAACCGGGCGAGACCGCCAACCGCTGGCGCTACAAGGACGGGGCCGGGGAGATCGGCGTGATTTCCAGTGTCACCAATGCCTTCTGCGGCAACTGCTCACGCGCTCGCGTCTCGGCCGAAGGCCAGCTCTACACCTGCCTGTTTGCCGGTTCGGGCTATGACCTGCGCCAGCTGATGCGTGACGGAATCAGCGATGAGGACTTGGCGAAGGCGTTGACCGGCCACTGGCGCAAGCGCGATGACAATTACTCGGAGCTGCGCGCAGCGCTGACCCCGGGCAATCGCAAACGCATCGAAATGTCCTATATCGGCGGCTAG
- a CDS encoding helix-turn-helix transcriptional regulator, with protein MSTSTRFLRLLSLLQTHRYWSGDELAQRLDVSLRTVRRDIDRLRDLGYPVQADRGVGGGYQLASGTALPPLVLDDEEAVALVVALQSTVHGGSSALAEAALRAMGKVVPVLPARLRKRAQALTASTVPLNSQSCTADPVDPTVLVALAQACRDHERIAFEYKDAKGAATSRRVEPLQLVNVGNRYYLVAFDLDRDDWRSFRVDRAQNPSPRALRFTPRPVPGGDAAGFVRAALRGSGQQEMSARIHASSEKLEPLIGRWFQIKQIDANSCLVRTENMDLRWAAFGLAMSEARISDVQPQELSALLDSWSSNLAYQNPS; from the coding sequence ATGAGTACCAGCACCAGATTCTTGCGCTTGCTCTCGCTGTTGCAGACCCATCGCTATTGGTCCGGAGACGAGCTCGCCCAGCGTCTTGATGTCAGCCTGCGCACCGTTCGCCGGGATATCGACCGGCTGCGCGACTTGGGCTACCCGGTGCAGGCCGATCGCGGAGTAGGTGGTGGTTACCAGCTCGCCTCGGGCACTGCTCTGCCTCCACTAGTACTCGACGACGAGGAGGCCGTGGCGCTGGTGGTCGCATTGCAGTCCACCGTGCACGGCGGGTCCTCCGCTCTGGCCGAGGCAGCGCTGCGGGCCATGGGAAAAGTGGTTCCAGTGCTTCCGGCCAGGCTCCGGAAGCGGGCCCAGGCGTTGACCGCGAGCACTGTCCCGCTCAATTCCCAGTCCTGTACAGCTGATCCAGTGGATCCAACGGTACTGGTGGCTTTGGCCCAGGCCTGCCGCGATCATGAACGAATCGCCTTCGAATACAAGGATGCCAAGGGCGCCGCAACCTCGCGCCGCGTAGAACCACTCCAGCTAGTGAACGTGGGAAACCGCTACTATCTGGTGGCTTTTGATCTGGACCGCGATGACTGGCGCAGTTTCCGCGTGGACCGCGCACAGAACCCTTCGCCAAGAGCATTGCGGTTCACTCCCCGTCCAGTGCCAGGTGGAGATGCCGCGGGGTTTGTCCGTGCAGCCTTGCGCGGCAGCGGTCAACAAGAGATGAGCGCTCGGATTCACGCAAGCTCCGAAAAGCTGGAGCCACTCATCGGCCGATGGTTCCAGATCAAGCAGATCGACGCGAACAGCTGCCTTGTGCGCACCGAGAATATGGATCTGCGCTGGGCTGCGTTCGGGCTGGCGATGAGTGAGGCAAGAATCAGCGATGTGCAACCGCAGGAACTAAGCGCGCTGCTCGATTCTTGGTCGTCCAATCTTGCCTATCAGAACCCCAGCTAG
- a CDS encoding ABC transporter permease, which produces MASDTGVRVPGFAIAPALLGVALLVLPLLALISRASWSTLVADATSEEALAALWLSLRTGVAATVLCVLLGVPLAVLMARSSTRVAQLLRALIAVPLVLPPMVGGVALLFLFGRTSPIGQFIDSIWGISLPFSTAAVVIAQSFVALPFLVLSVEGSLRAAGAGYEQAAATLGAGRWMVLTRITLPLAAPGLVAGIILCFARAIGEFGATALFAGNAPGVTQTMPLAIYTAFNGAGAGRDSAVALSLLLLATAVLVLLLVRAWRPGALK; this is translated from the coding sequence ATGGCTAGCGATACCGGGGTACGGGTTCCAGGCTTCGCCATTGCACCGGCATTGCTGGGCGTGGCACTGCTGGTGCTTCCGCTGCTCGCACTGATTTCGCGGGCCAGCTGGTCCACGCTGGTGGCCGATGCCACCAGTGAAGAAGCGCTCGCCGCACTGTGGCTGAGTTTGCGCACCGGGGTGGCCGCCACCGTGCTGTGCGTGTTGCTCGGCGTGCCACTGGCGGTATTGATGGCCCGCAGCTCCACCCGCGTAGCCCAGCTATTGCGGGCCTTGATCGCCGTCCCGCTGGTGCTGCCGCCGATGGTAGGCGGCGTCGCACTGCTCTTCCTGTTCGGGCGCACCAGCCCCATTGGCCAGTTCATTGATTCCATCTGGGGGATCTCCCTGCCATTCTCCACCGCCGCGGTGGTGATTGCACAAAGTTTCGTTGCACTGCCATTCCTCGTGCTCTCCGTGGAAGGATCGCTGCGGGCCGCCGGCGCCGGGTACGAACAAGCAGCCGCCACCTTGGGCGCAGGGCGCTGGATGGTGCTCACCCGCATCACCCTGCCGCTGGCCGCCCCGGGCCTGGTCGCCGGCATCATCCTGTGCTTCGCGCGGGCCATCGGCGAGTTTGGCGCCACCGCGCTATTTGCCGGCAATGCGCCGGGTGTCACCCAGACCATGCCGCTGGCCATCTACACTGCATTCAACGGTGCCGGGGCCGGACGAGACTCGGCTGTCGCACTCTCGCTGCTGCTGCTGGCCACCGCAGTTCTGGTGCTGCTGCTGGTGCGTGCCTGGCGCCCGGGAGCACTGAAATGA
- a CDS encoding MogA/MoaB family molybdenum cofactor biosynthesis protein, whose amino-acid sequence MTGFVETSRTAAVVVASTSAAAGTAEDKTGQLITRWLSERGFETGEPTVVADGQPVRFAVDDLLANDAQVVIVTGGTGVSPDDQSPEMVAPLLDVQLPGIIEAIRRRGEASTALSIITRGVAGFSGNSFVITLPGSTGGVKDGLAVLDPILEHLLVQRSGGTGHGPR is encoded by the coding sequence GTGACTGGGTTCGTGGAGACTAGCCGCACGGCGGCCGTGGTGGTTGCTTCGACCAGCGCCGCAGCAGGCACCGCCGAAGACAAGACCGGTCAGCTGATCACCCGGTGGCTGTCCGAGCGCGGCTTCGAGACCGGCGAGCCGACGGTGGTGGCCGACGGGCAGCCGGTGCGTTTTGCCGTGGATGACCTGCTGGCCAACGACGCGCAGGTCGTGATCGTGACCGGCGGGACCGGGGTCTCACCGGATGACCAGTCCCCCGAAATGGTTGCCCCGCTGCTGGATGTCCAGCTGCCCGGAATCATCGAGGCCATCCGCCGGCGAGGAGAAGCCTCCACCGCGCTGTCCATCATTACCCGCGGGGTTGCAGGATTCTCCGGCAACAGCTTCGTCATCACGTTGCCCGGATCCACCGGCGGGGTAAAAGACGGGCTGGCCGTCCTGGATCCGATTCTGGAGCACCTGCTGGTCCAGCGCAGCGGCGGCACTGGGCACGGCCCGCGATAA
- the modA gene encoding molybdate ABC transporter substrate-binding protein, whose amino-acid sequence MRVRWPLALRCTVLAAVAGLSLTGCSASGNSTGEPITIAAAASLQGAFEQISEEFTAEHPEVQISSITYDGSSTLATQILEGANVDVFASADERNMSEVTEAGFGHEPVIFASNTLVIAVPQDNPADIDSLQDLSQATMVLCAPQVPCGAASQRLLEASGVQVTPASQEQNVTAVLQKVAAGEADAGLVYATDVLDDGNVAAIVPDGAEDIVNTYPIAALGENPGAQAFVDFVSSERGQQILEEHGFGTGAAQANG is encoded by the coding sequence ATGCGCGTACGTTGGCCGCTGGCCCTTCGCTGCACGGTGCTAGCCGCCGTGGCCGGGTTGTCCCTGACTGGCTGCTCGGCGAGCGGCAACAGCACCGGGGAACCAATCACCATTGCGGCAGCAGCCTCCCTGCAAGGTGCCTTCGAGCAGATCTCCGAAGAATTCACAGCCGAACACCCCGAAGTGCAGATCTCCAGCATCACCTATGACGGCTCTTCTACCCTGGCCACGCAGATCCTCGAAGGCGCCAACGTGGATGTCTTCGCTTCGGCCGATGAACGCAACATGTCAGAGGTAACTGAAGCCGGGTTCGGCCACGAGCCGGTGATCTTTGCCAGCAACACCTTGGTGATCGCCGTGCCGCAGGATAACCCGGCGGATATCGATTCCCTGCAGGACCTTTCACAGGCCACTATGGTGCTGTGCGCACCACAGGTACCCTGCGGCGCGGCTTCGCAGCGGTTGCTTGAAGCCAGCGGCGTGCAAGTCACCCCGGCTAGCCAAGAACAGAATGTCACCGCGGTGCTGCAGAAGGTGGCCGCCGGTGAAGCAGATGCCGGGCTGGTCTACGCCACCGACGTACTCGATGACGGGAACGTTGCGGCGATCGTGCCCGATGGGGCAGAAGACATTGTGAACACCTACCCGATCGCAGCACTGGGTGAAAATCCTGGAGCGCAGGCCTTCGTGGATTTCGTGAGCAGCGAGCGCGGCCAGCAGATTCTGGAGGAGCACGGCTTTGGTACCGGTGCCGCGCAGGCTAATGGCTAG
- a CDS encoding MarR family winged helix-turn-helix transcriptional regulator has translation MGKEQREADIQSIFHHMQMITRRANTRSRQLAEPLTLVEHSLLRFIADTPGTRATDIAEAFSLNRSTVSRQVGTLLDLGYIAYDDAESGRGRVLELTEVGRERLQASAAVHRAAVTDRLDGWSEEQISAFAEALERYNVADSQ, from the coding sequence ATGGGCAAGGAACAGCGGGAAGCCGACATCCAATCGATCTTCCACCATATGCAAATGATTACCCGACGTGCCAATACGCGCTCCCGCCAGCTGGCCGAGCCGCTGACACTCGTGGAGCATTCGCTGCTGCGCTTCATTGCCGATACTCCCGGAACCCGGGCCACCGACATTGCCGAGGCGTTCTCGCTGAACCGCTCGACAGTCTCCCGGCAGGTCGGCACTCTGCTGGATTTAGGATATATCGCCTATGACGATGCGGAATCCGGGCGCGGCCGCGTATTGGAACTGACTGAGGTGGGCCGGGAGCGGCTTCAGGCTTCCGCCGCAGTGCACCGCGCTGCGGTAACCGATCGTCTAGATGGCTGGAGCGAAGAGCAGATATCGGCCTTTGCCGAGGCGTTGGAACGCTATAACGTTGCCGACTCGCAGTAG